GCCTTTGCCAATGGCCCATGGGGCCTCAAATATCCGCCCATTGCTTCAATTTGGCAACGTCATTGGCAAGAAGTTATTACGTTTTTTGCCTACCCCCTGGAGGTTCGTAAAATCATCTATACAACGAATGCCATTGAAAGTCTGCATATGCGCGTGCGTAAGGTGATTAAAAATCGAGGCCATTTCCCTAACGACCAAGCCGCTATTAAATTAATTTATTTAGCCTTGCGCAATATCTCTAAGGAGTGGAAAATGCCTCCGATTATATGGCGAGCAGCTAAAATTCAATTTGCCATCTTATTTGGCGACCGATTTACTGTTTCTTTAGCATGAGACTGTAATTTCTTGGTGAGGCTTCATCGCACACAAAAATAATGACAGGCTCAAACGCTTTTAATCCAAGAGCCTGTTGTCAACAGCGATTTAAAACTGATACACCCCACTGTACTGACTACGCTTTTTACATCTGCTCCCGGATGACAGGATGAATTAACCCAGCCTGGCGTTGATGCTTGAGCCTGTAGCTTTCACCCGCGATTGGCACAACATGCGCGTGATGTAGCAACCGATCCAGCAATGCTGCTGTGAGCGTTGTATCCTGTGCAAATGTCGTATCCCATTGGCCAAAGGGTAAATTGCTTGTCACGATGACACTACTTTTCTCGTACAACGTGGCAATCACCTGGAAGAACAGGTTGGCTTGCTCCCGGTTCATTGGCACATAGCCCACCTCATCAATAATCATTAAACGGTAAGCTTTGATTGCCCGATGCAAAGTCGCCTTCATATTATTTTGGCGATAGGCGGTTGTCAGCAGTAGCATGAGATCTGCAGCCGTCGTAAAACGGGTTTTAATACCGGCTTGTGCAGCTCGATAGCCCAATGCAATGGCCAAATGGGTCTTGCCAACGCCACTGGGGCCCACCAACACGATGTTCTCAGTGCGCGGCACAAATCCTAATCCTGCCAATTCTTCTATCTGGGCCTTTTTGACTCCCTTGGCAAAGTTGTAATTAAAATCCTCAAGCGTCTTAATGGCTGGGAAGCCTGCCATCTTAGTCAGCGTGTTTTGTTGCCTAACTTTACGTCCAGCCATTTCCGTCTTAAGCAGCTCCTCCAAGAAATCGCTGTAGGCAACTTCCTGCTTGGCGGCGTTTTGTACCGCAGCGCCATAGCCCTGGGCCACGAATGGCAGATTCAACGCACCACATAGGTTGGTAATCCTTTCATACTGTAAATTCATGCAGCAACTCCCTGCTCAACCTGTTGTAGTAAGCGCTCATACACGCTCAACGCATGCTGCTCAGGCACATTCTGAGCGAGCTGCTCTATCACCGCTGCGGGTCGCTTAACACTTTGCGGGATAACTTTTTTACCTTGTGGCCGGGCTGCCGCGATCTCTCCTCGCCATGGTGTGGGGAGCGCTTGCAAGTATGGACGTTCTTCTTCAAGACGTTCTCTAGGTTTGACTTGGGTTGTACCGTGAATACGTTCATGCGCAACCTCTTCAAGCCAGTGCCTGACTTCAATATTGGCCGTTAGCACATCCAACTTCAATCCCGCCTGGCTGAGTTGGCTGACCAATGGGATATAAAACGAGCGCCGTAAATAACCATTGAAGCGTTCTACCTTGCCCTTGGTTTTTGCACGGTATGGCCGACATAGCCTGATGACAAATCCGCTATGCTTGGCGTAATCTAAAAATGCAGCATGGTAGCGATGTTCGCCCTCACCATAAGTGTATTAGTTCCGACTTGATCGTACAGTAAGGCCTTGCCAAATGGTGGGGTTATCCGGTTTGATAGAGGTGCGAATCTTTATTAAACCAGCGCGTAAGCGCGTAGGAATAACCCCATGTATAGTGTTCATCAAAATATCATTAAACACAAGGTCGGCTTGCTCAATTTGGCAACAGAACTTGGTAACGTGTCTCGCGCCTGTAAGGTGATGGGATTTTCCCGCGATACATTTTATCGGTATCAAACGGCGGTAGAAACAGGCGGAGTGGATGCTCTGATCGATGCCAATCGTAGAAAGCCCAACCTTAGAAATTGTGTTGAAGAAGCCACCGAAATAGCGGTAGCTGACTTTGCTTTGGAACAACCTGCTTTTGGCCAAGTCCGAGTCTCCAACGAACTACGTAAGCGGGGTATTTTTGTTTCCCCATCGGGAGTACGGTCAGTTTGGCTACGGCGCGATTTAGAGTCATTTAAAAAGCGCCTTTCAGCGCTGGAGAAACACATTGCTGCAACAGGTGCGTATTTCAGCCTATCGTGACCGTCCATTTCAGAAGCGTGACCGGTCATTTCAGATTTATCGTGACCGCTGATTTCAGAATTTTCGTGACCGATTTTAGGTAAGATTTTTGAAATCGGAAAGCTAGAAATGATCGGCGATTTGATAAGCCTATAGGCAGGCGAAGGTAATTTGAACAACCCGGTATCGTGTGCGCTTTTTAGGTATGCGATGCCAAGTCGACGAATTACCATGCGCAAAGTTAAAGAAGTATTAAGGCTGCGGTATGAATGCCGCTTGTCGCTAGAGGCGATAGCCCGGGTCCTATCGCTCTCTAAAGGTGTTGTCGCCAAGTACATTAAGCTTGCTAGCCAAGCGGGTTTGGCCTGGGAAGAGGCGCAAGCGCTAGACGAAACAGCGCTGTCATCCAGACTGAAGCCCCCATCTGAGGCCTCTGTGGTGCGTGCGTCTCAGTTCATGCCGCCGGATTATGCTTGGATTCATCAAGAACTCAAACGCAAAGGCGTCACGCTGCAACTGCTGTGGGAGGAGTATTGCGCGCAATGTCCGGGTCGGCCCTACAGCTATACAAGCTTGTGCGTACATTACCGCGCTTGGGCCAAGACACTCAAGCGCTCGATGCGTCAGGTTCATCGAGCTGGCGAGAAGCTATTTGTCGATTACGCAGGCCAGACGATTGCAGTGTCTAACCCGCATACTGGTGAAATCCGTCAAGCCCAACTGTTTGTAGCAGTACTTGGCGCCTCTAACTATACATTTGCCATAGCCACGGGGACTCAAACTGCAGCGGACTGGATTAACGCACACATCCAAGCACTCATCTATATCGGAGGCTGCCCTGAGCTGATCGTTTGTGACAATGCCCGAGCCTTGATTGCTCACCCTGATCGGTATGAGCCTCAGGTGGGGCGCCTGTATGCTGAGTTTGCTGCCCATTATGGTTGCGCCGTACTTCCTGCACGACCTTATAAGCCGCAGGACAAAGGCAAAGTAGAGGTCGGCGTGCAAATCGCTGAACGCTGGATTCTCGCACGCTTGCGTAACCGGCGTTTCTTCAGTTTGCCCGAATTAAACCATGCAATCGCGACTTTGCTGATCGATCTCAACGCCCGGCCATTTAAGAAGTTGCCTGGCAATCGTATCCAAGCGTTCGAGGCAATCGACCGTCCGGTACTGCGGCCGCTGCCGTTACAGCCATTTGAACTCGCGCACTGGAAAAAAGCGAGAGTGTCAATTGATTACCATATTGAAGTTGATCGTCATTATTACAGCGTGCCTCACCAATGGGTGGGCCATGAGGTCGAAGTGCGTATCACGGCGGGCATCATTGAATGCTTCCATCAAGGCAAGAGGGTGGCCTCTCACCCTAACGTAGCCAGTCACCTGATACCCAGCGTGAACAATCATCACACGACCTTGGCCGAGCACATGCCTAAATCACACCAAGCTCACCGGCAATGGTCGCCCGGACGATTGTTGAATTGGGGCGAATCGATCGGAGAGGCCACCCATCAGATCGTGCAACATCTCTTGGACTCTAAGCCTCATCCTGAAATGGGCTATCGCTCCTGCCTAGGCTTAATGCAGTTGTCGCGCACCTACGGAAAAGAACGCTTAGAAGCAGCGTGCGCCCGCGCCGCCGCCTTACGTGCCATGACCTATAAAAGCGTCTCCAACATCCTTAAATCCGGCTTGGACCGTATCGAGTCATCGCCACCGGTTACACCCGCCGCCCAAACCGAACCTCGCTTCACCACGCATGACAACGTGCGTGGACCGCGCTACTACCACTAATACCCTCACTCACCTCAAAGGAAATTCATGTTAAATCAGCACACCCTCAACCAACTGAAGGCTCTCAAGCTCGATGGCATGGCCATCGCATTGAGCGAGCAATTTGCTTTGCGCGCGACCGATGATTTATCGTTTGAAGAGCGTTTCGGTATGTTGGTGGACCGCGAATGCTCGCATCGTGACAACCGTCGCATCGCGCGCTTACTCAAGCAAGCACGCCTAAAAGTGTCCTCGGCTTGCTTGGAAGATATCGACTACCGTACTGGGCGAGGCTTGGAAAGGCGGCAAATCGCCAGCTTCGCATCTTGTGATTGGATCCGGCGCGCACAAAGCATCTTACTCACCGGTCCCACTGGCGTCGGCAAAACCTGGCTGGCTTGTGCATTGGGGCAACAGGCGTGTCGCTGTGGCTTCTCGGTGCTGTATGTGCGTATACCCCGGCTATTTGAAGAGCTGCGTATTGCCCATGGTGACGGCAGTTTTACTCGCAAATTGCAGGCTATCGCTAAAACCGATTTGCTCATATTGGACGATTGGGGCCTACACCCACTCAACCAGGACCAACGCGCTGATCTATTAGAAATCATTGATGACCGGGTCTCCTCGCGCTCAACCCTGATTACCAGTCAATTACCGATTGAGCATTGGCATGAATATTTGAACGATCCGACTCTCGCTGATGCCATCCTCGATCGCATT
The Mycoavidus cysteinexigens genome window above contains:
- the istB gene encoding IS21-like element helper ATPase IstB, whose protein sequence is MNLQYERITNLCGALNLPFVAQGYGAAVQNAAKQEVAYSDFLEELLKTEMAGRKVRQQNTLTKMAGFPAIKTLEDFNYNFAKGVKKAQIEELAGLGFVPRTENIVLVGPSGVGKTHLAIALGYRAAQAGIKTRFTTAADLMLLLTTAYRQNNMKATLHRAIKAYRLMIIDEVGYVPMNREQANLFFQVIATLYEKSSVIVTSNLPFGQWDTTFAQDTTLTAALLDRLLHHAHVVPIAGESYRLKHQRQAGLIHPVIREQM
- the istA gene encoding IS21 family transposase yields the protein MPSRRITMRKVKEVLRLRYECRLSLEAIARVLSLSKGVVAKYIKLASQAGLAWEEAQALDETALSSRLKPPSEASVVRASQFMPPDYAWIHQELKRKGVTLQLLWEEYCAQCPGRPYSYTSLCVHYRAWAKTLKRSMRQVHRAGEKLFVDYAGQTIAVSNPHTGEIRQAQLFVAVLGASNYTFAIATGTQTAADWINAHIQALIYIGGCPELIVCDNARALIAHPDRYEPQVGRLYAEFAAHYGCAVLPARPYKPQDKGKVEVGVQIAERWILARLRNRRFFSLPELNHAIATLLIDLNARPFKKLPGNRIQAFEAIDRPVLRPLPLQPFELAHWKKARVSIDYHIEVDRHYYSVPHQWVGHEVEVRITAGIIECFHQGKRVASHPNVASHLIPSVNNHHTTLAEHMPKSHQAHRQWSPGRLLNWGESIGEATHQIVQHLLDSKPHPEMGYRSCLGLMQLSRTYGKERLEAACARAAALRAMTYKSVSNILKSGLDRIESSPPVTPAAQTEPRFTTHDNVRGPRYYH
- the istB gene encoding IS21-like element helper ATPase IstB; the protein is MLNQHTLNQLKALKLDGMAIALSEQFALRATDDLSFEERFGMLVDRECSHRDNRRIARLLKQARLKVSSACLEDIDYRTGRGLERRQIASFASCDWIRRAQSILLTGPTGVGKTWLACALGQQACRCGFSVLYVRIPRLFEELRIAHGDGSFTRKLQAIAKTDLLILDDWGLHPLNQDQRADLLEIIDDRVSSRSTLITSQLPIEHWHEYLNDPTLADAILDRIVHQSHKLKLKGESLRKQEVRSEYAAPSQRSDLQPSL